The Ralstonia wenshanensis genome includes a region encoding these proteins:
- the cadR gene encoding Cd(II)/Pb(II)-responsive transcriptional regulator — protein MKIGELAQRTGISIETIRFYEAQGLLPPAARAANNYRVYTPEHVEQLAFIAKCRSLDMAHTEIRRLLELQANPQASCEEINNLLDEHLRHVEARIAELTDLKGQIEAIGQRCTTAASVAECGVLQSLHEEPVAANHHGHSHEHGEGEHAHRHIRGVHR, from the coding sequence ATGAAAATTGGCGAACTCGCCCAGCGTACGGGCATCAGCATCGAGACCATCCGCTTCTATGAAGCGCAGGGCCTGCTGCCTCCGGCTGCGCGCGCCGCCAACAACTACCGCGTCTACACACCCGAGCATGTCGAGCAGTTGGCCTTCATTGCGAAGTGCCGGTCGCTCGACATGGCGCATACGGAAATCCGCCGCCTGCTCGAACTGCAGGCCAACCCGCAGGCGTCGTGCGAAGAGATCAACAACCTGCTGGACGAACACCTGCGTCACGTTGAAGCGCGCATTGCCGAGCTAACCGACCTCAAAGGCCAGATCGAGGCGATCGGGCAGCGCTGCACGACGGCCGCTTCGGTGGCTGAGTGCGGCGTGCTGCAATCGCTGCACGAAGAGCCCGTCGCCGCCAATCATCACGGCCACAGCCATGAACATGGCGAGGGCGAACACGCGCATCGGCATATTCGCGGCGTGCATCGCTGA
- a CDS encoding heavy metal translocating P-type ATPase, with translation MKPDLASTLPVHDHAKPEASGCGGCCGHAQPVARDTAQHAHDHEHDHHDHDHGHAPEAAAPVDAEARAAATGRTVLRIEQMDCPTEERMIRAKLGNAEGVVALDFNLLERHLTIHHTVNDVAPFLEALRAIGMDGEVLEQRDRLAATPAEPTRISRRTWLLGIGGVTAFGAEAIAWSLGDHAWPVLALALASIALAGGTTLRKGWIAVRALTFNINFLMAVAVIGAMLIGKWAEAAMVIFLFAVAEAIEARALVRARDAVRALTAIAPDTAELADGAGGWRDVAVDSVAVGARLRVRTGSRVPVDARIVSGRAALDESPVTGESLPVEKAVGDSILAGTIVTDGVVEAQATAVAADSTLARIAGAIQQAQSQRAPTQRFVDKFSSIYTPAMMLLALAVAVIGPLVTADGWLAWTYRALVLLVIACPCALVISTPVTVVSGLAAAARRGIVVKGGVYLESGRRLRALALDKTGTLTAGRPVLDTVMLPDGARRAVADLNAATDATQLQALAVAAALDANTTHPIAVAIVQAAAAHGAVDANSVEDLSVLPGRGVAGTLNGVRWHLGNAALVAERGFDTSDWRAAAESLQAEGMSAVTLCDANGAVALFGVRDRERPESTEAIAALRALDVTPVMLTGDDRRAAQAIAKTVGIDSVHPEQLPADKQRVVGELAAQHGFVGMVGDGINDAPALARADIGFAMGAAGTATALEAADVAIMDDDPRKLATFIRISRRTVAVLRQNIALALGIKAVFLALAVMGEATLWMAIFADVGASLLVVFNGLRVMRTRA, from the coding sequence ATGAAACCCGATCTCGCCTCCACCCTGCCTGTCCACGACCACGCCAAGCCGGAAGCCTCCGGCTGTGGCGGTTGCTGCGGTCATGCGCAACCGGTCGCAAGGGACACCGCTCAACATGCGCATGATCATGAGCACGACCACCACGATCATGACCACGGCCACGCGCCCGAAGCCGCTGCCCCCGTCGATGCCGAAGCGCGCGCAGCCGCCACCGGCCGCACCGTCCTGCGCATCGAGCAGATGGATTGCCCAACCGAAGAGCGCATGATCCGCGCCAAGCTGGGCAATGCGGAGGGCGTTGTCGCGCTGGATTTCAATTTGCTGGAGCGTCATCTCACCATCCACCACACCGTTAACGATGTCGCGCCCTTCCTGGAAGCGCTGCGCGCCATCGGCATGGACGGCGAGGTGCTTGAGCAGCGCGACCGCCTGGCTGCAACACCTGCTGAGCCGACGCGCATCTCGCGCCGCACCTGGCTGCTCGGCATCGGTGGCGTGACCGCATTCGGGGCGGAAGCCATCGCCTGGTCGCTCGGTGATCACGCGTGGCCGGTACTGGCGCTGGCGCTTGCTTCTATTGCACTGGCCGGCGGCACGACGCTGCGCAAGGGCTGGATCGCCGTGCGCGCACTCACGTTCAACATCAACTTCCTGATGGCGGTGGCCGTCATCGGCGCGATGCTGATCGGCAAGTGGGCCGAAGCGGCCATGGTGATCTTCCTGTTTGCCGTGGCAGAAGCCATCGAAGCGCGCGCGCTGGTGCGTGCCCGCGATGCCGTGCGCGCGCTGACGGCCATCGCGCCGGACACCGCCGAGTTAGCCGATGGGGCGGGCGGCTGGCGCGATGTGGCGGTCGACAGCGTTGCCGTTGGCGCGCGCCTGCGTGTGCGCACCGGCAGCCGCGTGCCTGTCGACGCGCGCATCGTGAGCGGCCGCGCCGCGCTGGACGAATCGCCAGTCACGGGCGAAAGCCTGCCGGTGGAAAAAGCCGTTGGCGACTCCATCCTCGCCGGCACCATCGTCACCGACGGCGTTGTCGAGGCGCAAGCCACGGCGGTGGCTGCGGACAGCACGCTGGCGCGTATCGCCGGGGCTATCCAGCAAGCGCAATCGCAGCGCGCGCCCACGCAGCGCTTTGTCGACAAGTTCTCTTCCATCTACACGCCCGCGATGATGTTGCTGGCGTTGGCGGTGGCCGTCATCGGCCCGCTGGTCACGGCCGACGGTTGGCTGGCGTGGACGTATCGCGCGCTGGTGCTGCTGGTGATCGCGTGCCCGTGCGCGCTGGTGATCTCCACGCCCGTCACGGTCGTCAGCGGCCTGGCCGCCGCCGCGCGCCGCGGCATCGTCGTGAAGGGCGGTGTGTATCTGGAAAGCGGCCGGCGCCTGCGCGCGTTGGCGCTGGACAAGACCGGTACGCTCACTGCCGGCCGCCCGGTGCTGGATACGGTGATGCTGCCCGACGGCGCACGCCGCGCCGTCGCGGATTTGAACGCCGCAACCGATGCGACGCAGTTGCAAGCATTGGCAGTTGCCGCGGCGCTCGATGCCAACACCACGCACCCGATTGCCGTGGCCATCGTGCAGGCCGCTGCGGCGCACGGCGCGGTCGATGCGAATTCGGTGGAAGACCTGTCGGTCCTGCCGGGCCGTGGTGTGGCGGGCACGCTCAATGGCGTGCGTTGGCATCTGGGCAACGCGGCGCTTGTTGCAGAGCGTGGCTTCGACACGTCCGACTGGCGCGCCGCTGCCGAGTCGCTGCAAGCGGAGGGCATGTCTGCCGTCACGCTGTGCGATGCGAACGGCGCGGTTGCGCTCTTTGGCGTGCGAGATCGCGAGCGCCCCGAAAGCACCGAAGCCATCGCTGCTTTGCGCGCACTGGACGTGACGCCCGTCATGCTCACCGGCGACGACCGCCGCGCTGCGCAGGCCATCGCCAAGACGGTCGGCATCGACAGCGTGCACCCAGAACAGCTACCCGCCGATAAGCAACGCGTGGTGGGCGAGCTGGCCGCACAGCACGGCTTTGTCGGCATGGTCGGCGACGGCATCAACGACGCCCCGGCGCTGGCGCGCGCCGACATCGGTTTCGCCATGGGCGCAGCCGGTACCGCCACCGCGCTGGAAGCCGCCGACGTGGCGATCATGGACGACGACCCGCGCAAGCTCGCCACCTTCATCCGCATCAGCCGTCGCACGGTGGCCGTGCTGCGTCAGAACATCGCGCTGGCGCTGGGCATCAAGGCGGTGTTTCTGGCGCTGGCCGTGATGGGCGAGGCCACGTTGTGGATGGCGATCTTTGCCGACGTGGGCGCGAGCCTGCTGGTGGTGTTCAACGGGCTGCGGGTGATGCGCACGCGCGCCTGA
- a CDS encoding (2Fe-2S)-binding protein, translating to MVTLNINGKPVEVDADPSTPLLWALRDNLGLTGTKFGCGVASCGACTVHLNGQPTRSCVLPISAVAGQQITTSEHIADDKVGKAVLDAWVKHDVAQCGYCQSGQMMSAVGLLRTKKKPTDADIDSAMAGNLCRCATYQRIRAAIHDAAKSLA from the coding sequence ATGGTCACGTTGAACATCAACGGCAAACCAGTGGAAGTTGATGCTGATCCGTCGACGCCGCTGCTCTGGGCGCTGCGCGACAACCTCGGTCTGACTGGCACGAAATTCGGTTGCGGTGTCGCATCGTGCGGCGCCTGCACGGTGCACCTGAACGGCCAGCCCACGCGCAGCTGCGTGCTGCCGATCTCTGCGGTGGCCGGCCAGCAGATCACCACGTCCGAACATATCGCCGATGACAAGGTCGGCAAGGCCGTGCTCGACGCCTGGGTCAAGCACGACGTGGCGCAATGCGGCTACTGCCAGAGCGGCCAGATGATGAGCGCGGTGGGTTTGCTGCGCACCAAGAAGAAGCCGACCGACGCCGATATCGACAGCGCGATGGCCGGCAACCTGTGCCGTTGCGCAACGTACCAACGCATTCGCGCGGCCATTCACGACGCAGCGAAATCGCTGGCCTGA
- a CDS encoding organic hydroperoxide resistance protein → MALNILYTAHAKATGGRNGHTQTEDGQVSHDLSVPKAMGGPGKPNTTTPEDLFAAGYAACFGSACDFVAKSMLKLNPSNIEIHCDVGIGTRDEGGFGLKVGLTARISGLAQADAEKLVAQAHQVCPYSNATRNNVEVMLKTEVV, encoded by the coding sequence ATGGCATTGAATATTCTGTACACCGCCCACGCCAAGGCCACAGGCGGCCGCAACGGCCACACGCAAACCGAAGACGGCCAGGTCTCGCACGACCTGTCGGTGCCCAAGGCCATGGGCGGCCCCGGCAAGCCCAACACCACCACGCCCGAAGACCTCTTTGCCGCCGGCTATGCCGCTTGCTTTGGCTCGGCGTGCGACTTTGTCGCCAAGAGCATGCTCAAGCTGAATCCGAGCAATATCGAGATCCACTGCGATGTGGGGATCGGTACGCGCGATGAAGGCGGTTTTGGCTTGAAGGTGGGGCTGACCGCACGGATCAGCGGGCTGGCGCAAGCCGATGCCGAGAAGCTGGTGGCCCAGGCACATCAGGTCTGCCCGTATTCGAACGCCACGCGTAACAACGTGGAAGTCATGCTCAAGACCGAGGTGGTCTGA
- a CDS encoding xanthine dehydrogenase family protein molybdopterin-binding subunit: MRIRNLEALAGGGAQHQPASADAGSATFDRRSFLKLTTLAGGGLALGVAPMLAGAQDAKAKPPSPPQAFIIIAPDNTVTVAVNRLEFGQGVHTALPMALAEELDVDWRNVRGMLAPAGDPYKDPGFGIQMTGGSTALNHSFQQYRELGGRARAMLISAAAERWKVDPSTCRTANGVVTSGSHRATYGELAQAAMALPVPAQVTLKNPSQFRIVGKPTPRLDARAKLDSSLKFGLDTRLPNMKVAVLARPPRFGGKVAKYDAAAAKAVKGVVDVLQIPTDRGGTGVAVIADGYWPAKQGRDALQVTWEDAGSTVSTPALMAEYKKLAGQPGTVAKAADMSAIQSAATRIQADYEFPYLAHAPMEPLNCTIDLQKDGGKTTGAKVWVGSQFQTIDQGAIAKVLGVSPEKIELNTMMAGGGFGRRAITTSDYVVEAANVAKAYAAAGHNGPVKVIWSREDDIRGGYYRPMHLHRVNVGVDNSGKVVGWDHVIVGQSILKGTPFEAFMVKNGVDETMVEGVVENDYGFPMQLTVHHPDVNVPVLWWRSVGHTHTAYVMETMVDEVAHAAKQDPVAFRLARFTGKEHERHRAALQLAVDKSGYGKRKLPKGQAWGVAVHASFESVVAYVVEVSVDQGKPRVHRVTAGVHANRVVNPMGAEAQIQGACVFGLAMIQPGFAIDIENGATKNSNFTDFPPVRMPDAPPVNVFFVPSEDNPTGLGEPGTPPIAPAVANALFTLTGKRQRKLPFDTV; this comes from the coding sequence ATGCGTATTCGAAATCTTGAAGCGCTGGCCGGTGGCGGCGCGCAACATCAACCGGCGTCTGCGGATGCCGGGTCGGCCACGTTTGATCGCCGCAGCTTTCTGAAACTCACGACGCTGGCGGGCGGCGGTCTGGCGCTGGGTGTGGCGCCGATGCTGGCCGGAGCGCAGGACGCCAAGGCCAAGCCGCCCTCGCCGCCGCAGGCGTTCATCATCATTGCGCCGGACAACACTGTCACCGTGGCGGTCAACCGGCTCGAGTTCGGTCAGGGCGTGCACACGGCATTGCCGATGGCGCTGGCCGAAGAACTCGACGTGGATTGGCGCAACGTGCGTGGCATGCTCGCGCCCGCGGGCGATCCGTACAAGGACCCGGGCTTCGGTATCCAGATGACGGGCGGCTCGACGGCGCTGAACCACTCGTTCCAGCAATACCGCGAACTGGGCGGTCGCGCGCGTGCCATGTTGATCTCGGCGGCGGCCGAGCGCTGGAAGGTCGATCCGTCCACATGCCGCACGGCCAACGGCGTGGTTACGTCGGGCAGCCACCGCGCTACGTACGGCGAGCTTGCACAGGCCGCGATGGCGCTGCCGGTGCCGGCCCAGGTCACGCTGAAGAACCCGTCGCAGTTCCGCATTGTCGGCAAGCCGACGCCGCGCCTGGATGCGCGCGCAAAGCTCGACAGCTCGCTCAAGTTTGGCCTCGACACGCGCCTGCCCAACATGAAGGTCGCCGTGCTGGCGCGCCCGCCGCGCTTTGGCGGCAAGGTGGCCAAGTACGACGCGGCTGCGGCCAAGGCGGTGAAGGGCGTGGTCGATGTGCTGCAGATCCCGACCGACCGTGGCGGCACGGGCGTGGCCGTGATTGCTGACGGCTATTGGCCCGCCAAGCAGGGCCGTGACGCGCTGCAGGTCACGTGGGAAGACGCCGGCTCGACGGTGTCGACGCCCGCGCTGATGGCGGAATACAAGAAGCTCGCCGGCCAGCCCGGCACCGTGGCCAAAGCCGCGGATATGAGCGCCATCCAATCCGCCGCAACGCGCATCCAGGCCGACTACGAATTTCCGTACCTCGCGCACGCGCCAATGGAGCCGCTGAACTGCACGATCGATCTGCAGAAAGACGGTGGCAAGACCACGGGCGCGAAGGTGTGGGTCGGCTCGCAATTCCAGACCATCGACCAGGGAGCCATCGCCAAGGTACTCGGCGTATCGCCCGAGAAGATCGAGCTGAACACGATGATGGCGGGCGGCGGTTTTGGCCGGCGCGCGATCACCACGTCGGACTACGTGGTGGAAGCGGCCAACGTGGCGAAGGCCTATGCGGCGGCCGGGCACAACGGCCCCGTCAAGGTGATCTGGAGCCGCGAAGACGACATCCGCGGCGGCTACTACCGCCCGATGCATCTGCACCGTGTCAACGTGGGCGTGGACAACAGCGGCAAGGTCGTCGGCTGGGACCACGTGATCGTCGGTCAGTCGATCCTCAAGGGCACGCCGTTCGAAGCCTTCATGGTCAAGAACGGTGTGGACGAGACCATGGTCGAGGGCGTGGTCGAAAACGACTACGGCTTCCCGATGCAGCTGACGGTGCACCATCCGGACGTGAACGTGCCGGTGCTGTGGTGGCGTTCCGTGGGCCACACGCATACGGCGTACGTGATGGAAACGATGGTCGATGAGGTTGCGCATGCAGCCAAGCAGGACCCGGTCGCTTTCCGTCTCGCGCGCTTTACCGGCAAGGAACATGAGCGCCATCGCGCCGCACTGCAACTCGCCGTCGACAAGTCCGGCTACGGCAAGCGCAAGCTGCCCAAGGGCCAGGCCTGGGGCGTGGCGGTGCATGCGTCGTTCGAGTCGGTGGTGGCGTATGTGGTGGAGGTGTCGGTCGACCAGGGCAAGCCGCGCGTGCATCGTGTCACCGCAGGCGTGCATGCCAACCGCGTGGTCAACCCGATGGGTGCGGAAGCGCAGATCCAGGGCGCTTGCGTGTTCGGCCTGGCGATGATCCAGCCCGGCTTTGCCATCGACATCGAAAACGGTGCCACCAAGAACAGCAACTTCACCGACTTCCCGCCCGTGCGCATGCCGGACGCGCCGCCGGTGAACGTGTTCTTCGTGCCGTCGGAAGACAACCCGACCGGACTGGGCGAGCCTGGCACGCCGCCGATTGCACCGGCGGTGGCCAACGCGCTGTTCACCCTGACCGGCAAGCGTCAGCGCAAGCTGCCGTTCGATACGGTGTGA
- a CDS encoding four-helix bundle copper-binding protein has translation MTTRPTAKENAKRFASVIQALQACEAACTHCATECGKNGHAEAMARCISVCTDCAEYCALTRKFLERNSEFADLLLEDCAEICSQCAEECDHHGQGHCSACATACRACMDACLKVAGVEAVTAEPTVF, from the coding sequence ATGACCACTCGTCCGACCGCGAAAGAGAATGCCAAGCGTTTTGCCAGTGTGATCCAGGCGCTGCAGGCATGCGAGGCCGCTTGCACTCATTGCGCGACGGAATGCGGCAAGAATGGCCACGCTGAAGCCATGGCCCGCTGCATCAGCGTGTGCACGGATTGCGCGGAATACTGTGCCCTCACGCGCAAATTCCTGGAGCGCAACAGCGAATTCGCAGACCTGCTTCTCGAAGACTGCGCCGAGATCTGCTCCCAATGCGCGGAAGAATGCGATCATCACGGCCAAGGCCATTGCAGCGCCTGCGCAACGGCCTGCCGCGCCTGCATGGACGCCTGCCTGAAAGTCGCTGGCGTCGAAGCGGTCACCGCGGAGCCGACTGTTTTCTGA
- a CDS encoding DUF4139 domain-containing protein, with translation MTFDADSLRVEGDSSIRVGDVRVESVPSEGSGCARTALDTQIRTLEDQRAALGVQIQANALSASYLKAVSERTGGDGRAPATDFSTLGRATDARARNAQDVFTRQEQLKKRDAELKAQLDALQRTHGSASSTLRSVRIAVAAPRGGELRVSYQTSRAGWRPAYQASVDSVRSNVVVERQATLAQSTGEDWRGVHLRLSTGQPRNTPRGPEPYAWQLDIQPPPQTLPYPAAPAAAMAPAPKARIGRNNEQREADSEPLFEVNAVQTAFATEFDVPGAAELPSDAQKVTLTLASETLPAKLAARSTPRMDATAYLVATVDRPQGIWPAGNMQLRRDGAVVGSTQWNPAGEDQKVTLPFGRDDLVNVVVEAPKTFQRSVGLLDNRNERQLAALYTVRNRHRDAIDVQILKATPVSQSDDIKVRSTFSPEPAKRNWERRPGVIAWEQTIPAGESARFSADYLITYPKDARITGLR, from the coding sequence ATGACGTTCGACGCAGACAGCCTCCGCGTGGAAGGCGACAGCAGCATCCGCGTGGGCGATGTGCGCGTGGAGAGCGTTCCCAGCGAAGGCAGTGGCTGTGCGAGAACGGCGCTGGACACGCAAATCCGCACGCTGGAAGACCAGCGCGCCGCACTTGGCGTGCAGATCCAGGCGAATGCGCTGTCGGCCAGCTACCTGAAGGCCGTGAGCGAGCGCACGGGCGGCGATGGCCGCGCACCGGCCACCGATTTTTCAACGCTGGGCCGCGCGACCGACGCGCGGGCACGTAACGCGCAAGACGTCTTTACCCGCCAGGAACAACTGAAGAAGCGCGACGCTGAATTGAAGGCGCAACTCGACGCGCTGCAACGCACGCACGGCTCGGCGTCCAGCACGCTGCGCTCCGTGCGCATTGCCGTGGCGGCACCGCGCGGCGGTGAGTTGCGCGTGAGCTATCAGACATCGCGTGCGGGCTGGCGGCCGGCCTATCAGGCGAGTGTCGATTCAGTGCGTTCGAATGTCGTTGTGGAACGGCAAGCCACGCTTGCGCAATCCACCGGCGAGGACTGGCGGGGCGTGCATCTGCGCCTGTCGACCGGCCAGCCGCGCAACACGCCGCGCGGGCCGGAACCGTATGCGTGGCAATTGGACATCCAACCGCCACCGCAAACCCTGCCCTATCCGGCCGCACCCGCAGCGGCGATGGCGCCCGCGCCGAAGGCCAGAATCGGCCGGAACAACGAGCAGCGCGAGGCCGATAGCGAACCGCTGTTCGAAGTGAACGCCGTCCAGACTGCGTTTGCCACCGAGTTCGATGTGCCGGGCGCGGCCGAGCTGCCCTCCGACGCGCAGAAGGTCACCCTTACGTTGGCGAGCGAAACGCTGCCCGCCAAGCTGGCCGCGCGAAGCACGCCGCGCATGGACGCCACCGCCTACCTGGTCGCCACGGTGGACCGCCCGCAAGGCATCTGGCCCGCCGGCAACATGCAGTTGCGCCGCGACGGCGCGGTAGTGGGCAGCACGCAGTGGAATCCGGCAGGCGAAGACCAGAAAGTCACGCTGCCCTTTGGGCGCGACGATCTCGTGAACGTGGTGGTGGAAGCGCCGAAGACCTTCCAGCGCAGTGTGGGCCTGCTCGACAACCGCAACGAGCGCCAATTGGCGGCGCTGTACACGGTACGTAACCGACACCGCGACGCGATCGACGTGCAGATCCTGAAAGCCACGCCGGTCAGCCAGTCCGACGATATCAAGGTGCGCTCGACCTTCTCGCCCGAACCCGCCAAGCGCAACTGGGAACGCCGCCCTGGCGTGATCGCGTGGGAGCAGACGATTCCAGCCGGCGAGAGCGCGCGCTTCTCGGCTGACTACCTCATCACCTATCCGAAGGACGCGCGCATCACAGGCCTGCGCTGA
- the leuA gene encoding 2-isopropylmalate synthase — MLKNPATKYRPFPAIALADRTWPNKTITRAPIWMSTDLRDGNQALFEPMNAERKMRMFKMLVQIGFKEIEAAFPAASQTDFDFVRELIEGGHIPDGVAIEVLTQAREDLIRRTMESLRGAKRAIIHVYNATAPVFRRTVFNTDREGVKRIAVQSAKLIREIAQTMPETQWTYQYSPEVFSGTELDFALEVCNAVTEVWEPTPEHKIIFNLPATVEMATPNIYADQIEWMHRNLARRDSIILSVHPHNDRGTAVAAAELAVMAGADRVEGCLFGNGERTGNVDLVTLALNLYSQGVDPELDFSHINDVARTCEDCTQLPVHPRHPYVGDLVFTAFSGSHQDAIKKGFAVQKPDALWEMPYLPIDPADVGRTYDSIIRVNSQSGKGGIAYLLESGYGVAMPRRLQVEFSSTVQQLTDESGREATGADIWALFQQTYLRGDGAIGYVSHRLTERDDGSQHIRLVVNIADREHICEGSGNGPLDALVHALSHVLASPVSIHHYEERALGQGANADAIAFAEMAAPDVAGSVFGVGVDANLTTASIRAVVGGVNRLIARAGSSMLRSGKSEAQAV; from the coding sequence ATGTTGAAGAACCCCGCCACCAAGTACCGCCCCTTCCCCGCCATCGCCCTCGCCGATCGCACTTGGCCCAACAAGACGATCACCCGTGCCCCGATCTGGATGAGCACGGACCTGCGCGATGGCAATCAGGCCTTGTTCGAGCCCATGAACGCCGAGCGCAAGATGCGCATGTTCAAGATGCTCGTGCAGATCGGTTTCAAGGAAATCGAAGCCGCTTTCCCCGCCGCCTCTCAAACCGATTTTGATTTTGTGCGCGAGCTGATCGAGGGTGGACACATCCCCGACGGCGTGGCCATCGAAGTGCTCACGCAGGCACGCGAAGACCTGATCCGCCGCACGATGGAATCGCTGCGCGGTGCCAAACGCGCCATCATCCACGTCTACAACGCAACCGCGCCGGTGTTCCGCCGCACGGTGTTCAACACCGACCGCGAGGGCGTCAAGCGCATTGCCGTGCAAAGCGCCAAGCTGATCCGCGAGATTGCTCAGACGATGCCCGAGACGCAGTGGACGTACCAATACAGCCCCGAAGTCTTCAGCGGCACCGAACTGGATTTCGCGCTGGAGGTGTGCAACGCGGTGACCGAGGTCTGGGAGCCGACGCCCGAGCACAAGATCATCTTCAACCTGCCCGCCACGGTGGAGATGGCCACGCCAAACATCTACGCAGACCAGATCGAATGGATGCATCGCAACCTGGCGCGCCGCGATTCGATCATCCTCTCCGTGCATCCGCACAATGACCGCGGCACGGCCGTGGCAGCCGCTGAACTGGCGGTGATGGCGGGCGCCGACCGCGTGGAAGGCTGCCTGTTCGGCAATGGCGAGCGCACGGGCAACGTGGATCTCGTCACGCTGGCGCTGAACCTGTATTCGCAAGGCGTGGATCCGGAGCTGGATTTCTCGCACATCAATGACGTGGCACGGACCTGCGAAGACTGCACACAGCTGCCGGTGCATCCGCGTCACCCGTACGTGGGCGACCTGGTGTTCACGGCGTTCTCGGGCTCGCACCAGGACGCCATCAAGAAGGGCTTTGCGGTGCAGAAGCCCGATGCGCTGTGGGAAATGCCCTACCTGCCCATCGACCCGGCCGACGTGGGCCGCACGTATGACTCGATCATTCGCGTGAACAGCCAGTCGGGCAAGGGCGGCATCGCCTATCTGCTGGAATCCGGCTATGGCGTGGCCATGCCGCGCCGCCTGCAGGTGGAGTTCAGCAGCACCGTGCAGCAGTTGACCGATGAGAGCGGCCGCGAAGCCACGGGCGCCGACATCTGGGCGCTGTTTCAGCAGACCTATCTGCGCGGCGACGGCGCGATCGGCTACGTATCGCACCGCCTGACCGAGCGCGATGACGGCAGCCAGCACATCCGCCTGGTCGTCAACATCGCTGACCGCGAGCACATTTGCGAAGGCAGCGGCAACGGGCCGCTCGATGCGCTGGTGCATGCGCTGTCGCACGTGCTGGCGTCCCCCGTGTCAATCCATCATTACGAAGAACGTGCGCTGGGCCAGGGCGCCAATGCCGATGCCATCGCATTTGCAGAAATGGCTGCACCGGACGTGGCGGGCAGCGTATTCGGCGTGGGCGTGGATGCCAACCTGACCACCGCGTCGATTCGCGCCGTGGTGGGCGGGGTCAATCGCCTGATCGCACGCGCCGGTAGCAGCATGCTGCGCAGCGGCAAAAGCGAGGCGCAAGCGGTGTAA
- a CDS encoding nucleotidyltransferase family protein encodes MPQRPVVGVLLAAGRGSRFDAAGVANKLLAPLPDRTAVAVQAARHLLQALGDVVAVVPAAATHGAQVEQLAALLAEAGCEVLRCPDAARGMGASLAAGVAARPQAGGWVIALADMPWIAPETITQVANALDSHSCVAPFHAGQRGHPIGFGADFFAGLTSLDGDEGARRLIDPPKLIRIETDDAGILRDVDTPADLAP; translated from the coding sequence ATGCCGCAGCGGCCTGTTGTTGGTGTGTTGCTGGCCGCAGGCCGCGGCAGCCGGTTCGATGCGGCGGGCGTGGCCAACAAGCTGCTCGCGCCGCTGCCCGATAGAACCGCCGTGGCGGTGCAGGCCGCGCGGCACCTGTTGCAGGCCTTGGGCGATGTGGTGGCGGTGGTGCCTGCCGCTGCCACGCACGGCGCGCAGGTCGAGCAGTTGGCCGCATTGTTGGCCGAGGCCGGCTGCGAAGTCTTGCGCTGTCCCGATGCTGCACGTGGCATGGGTGCCAGCCTGGCTGCCGGTGTGGCCGCGCGCCCGCAAGCCGGCGGGTGGGTCATCGCGCTGGCCGACATGCCGTGGATTGCACCCGAGACCATCACTCAAGTTGCCAACGCACTCGACTCGCACTCTTGCGTTGCGCCCTTTCACGCCGGGCAGCGGGGCCACCCCATCGGCTTCGGCGCCGACTTCTTCGCAGGGCTGACATCGCTCGACGGCGACGAGGGCGCGCGGCGACTGATCGATCCCCCCAAGCTCATCCGCATCGAGACCGATGACGCCGGCATCCTGCGCGACGTCGATACGCCGGCCGATCTGGCCCCGTGA